Below is a window of Populus trichocarpa isolate Nisqually-1 chromosome 3, P.trichocarpa_v4.1, whole genome shotgun sequence DNA.
GCTCCTTGATCAAACCAACATTTCGAGTCAGGTTGTCTGGGATCTTCGACTCGTGGTTTTGGTTTATTTCATTGATTAGCAACCTGTTTTGATCCAGAATGTCCTGGACTTGCACAAAACTCTTCTGGAATGTTTGCAAAACCTTACCATCTACTTGGTTTCCATTGCTTAAACCTGGAAATAAATCACCTTCCATCTCTATCTCTCCTCAATCGATCAAGACCAGTTTTTTTC
It encodes the following:
- the LOC7475701 gene encoding protein ELF4-LIKE 4, giving the protein MEGDLFPGLSNGNQVDGKVLQTFQKSFVQVQDILDQNRLLINEINQNHESKIPDNLTRNVGLIKELNNNIRRVVDLYADLSSNFTRSMEPSSEGESSGILKSNGKANSKRIRSG